The Elusimicrobiota bacterium genomic sequence GGTGGGGCTCGTCAGTTTCACCCGGCCCAACTATCTGATCATATGGTCTCCCACCAATAGCTTCACGGACGCCTCGAGCGCGCCCATACTGGCCGGCTGCGGGGACGAGCCGGACCCGGGTTCGGGAGCCAGGGCCTGGAACAACCGCTCCATACGAGGGGTGCCGCCAAGAACCGCGGAAGCGTCCCTGGAAACTCCCCTCAACAACATCTACCCGGCCCTGGCCATCAAGCTCGTCCCGGCCAACAGCGACGAAGTCTCCATCTCGGAATTCGAGGCGGGCCTCATCGGCAAAAAGCTCACGGTGCGCTTCTCGGCGGGAGGGGAAAACATCGAGGAGGCCTGGGTGGAAAGTTCGCGCGACCAGCTGGACTGGCAGAGAGTCAGCCGTTTCCTGAGGCGCCCGCCTTTCATATTCACCTTGCCCCGCGACAAATTCACAAGCCCCGGCTGGCATTTGCGCGGCGCGGCCCGCGATCTTTCCGGCAACGTCGGCTACAGCGCCGCCCAAGCCTTGAATGCCCAACCGTAAACCCGCGGGGCTGCGCGTGGCCGTGGTCGGCGCCACGGGACTGGTCGGCCGGGAGCTCCTCAAGCTGCTCGAGGACCGACGCTTTCCCGTCAGCGAGCTGATTCCCGCCAGTTCCGGCAGAACCGCGCAAAAAGTTCCCTTCCGCGGGCGCCGGCTCGCCGCTCCCGCCGTGGACGAAAAGCTGTTACGCTCCTGCTCTTTGGTTTTCTTCGCGAGCTCCGACGAGGTTTCCCGCAAGCTCGCCCCCAAGCTCGCGCGCAAGGGCATCTGGGTCATAGACGATAGCTCTGCCTTCCGCCTCGATTCCCGGGCGCCCCTGGTCATCCCCGAGGTCAATTTCCCTGCCATAACCAAAGGGCAGCGTCTGATCGCCGGGCCCAATTGCACTCTGACGGGACTGGCCGTGGCCGCCAACCTCTTGCGCTGTCAATACCAGCTCCTGGAAGTCAGGCTCGCATCTTATCAGTCGGTCTCGGGAGCCGGAAGAGAAGCCCTGGAGGAGTTCTCGAAACAGAACGGACTTCTATCCAAGACCTGGAAAGCTCTATCAAGCCGCGTCCCGGTTCTTCCCAGGCTCGACAGCGCGGCTTTGCCTCAACAAATCGCCTTCAACGTCATCCCTCAAGTGGGAGAGCTCGACTCCGAGGGGCATTCCGGAGAGGAGGTCAAGGTCTCCGCGGAGCTCAAGAAAATCTGGGGCATGCCGGGCCTCAAGATCAGCGCGACCGCCGTCCGCGTGCCGGTCTTGCGCGGGCACTCTTTGGCCGTTTGGCTGACATTCAAGGAATCGCTAACCCCGGCCCGTGCCCGCCAAATCCTCCGCAGAACTCCGGGAGTCCGATTGGCCGATCCTTACCCCACTCCTATCTCGCTTGCCGGGGACGGAGCCGTCCACGTGGGCCGCATCCGCCAAGGCACTGCGCCCAATGAAATTTGCCTCTGGATCGTCTCCGACAATCTCCTCAAGGGCGCGGCGCTCAATTCCGTCCAGATCGCCGAGGGCCTCCTCTCCCGCGGCCGGCTGGTGCCAGGCATTTAGACTTTTTACTCACTCAATTCTTTCAGAAAGGAGTTAAAGGGCACGGCTAGCTCTCCCCTGGAGAATTTTTGGCGGGATTCTCCTCGGTAAATAACATACTTCTCGATCGGCTTATGGGCGACGGATTCAAAAGACCTAAGGCCCTTTAAATCAGCCTCCCCGACTTGCCTGGACCACTTGCATTCGACGGCGACAAGCTTATCGCCTTTATCGATGACGACATCCACTTCGGATCCCGCGTCGGTGCGGTAAGAATACAAATTCCAATCCTCTTTCTTGGCGCGGATTAGATAGAGGCATTGCAGGATAAACCATTGCTCGAAAAGCCTGCCTTTCTCTAGAGGGCTCAATGGGCCGCGATGAATCCCCAGCAAGGCATTGCGGACTCCGAGATCGAAGAAAATAAAACGATCCCTCTGGCTAAGCCTTCTTTTCGACTGCTTGACTTTAAATGGGGGGATCCGGAAAGCGATCAGGGTCTCTTCCAATATGGAATAGAACCTGCGAATTGTTTCCTTTGGAATCTCGCTATCCGAGGCTATCTTGGAATAATTGACCCACTGGCCGCTGGCTTCGGCAGCCATGTCCAAAAATCTGGCATAAGCCCCTAGGTTTTTGCTTATGGCCTCGGCCTGGATTTCTTCCCGCAAATAGATAGAGGCATAACTGCTCAATGTCTGCTCGCCTTCTTCAGGATCCAAATATATCCCAGGCAGCGAGCCCATTTGAAGCGACTTCTCCAAGTTAAAGGAATCGCCAAGTTCCCAAAATGAGCAAGGATCCAAATGCTCCAGAACGACCCTTCCCGGCAGCAAATTCGCTCCTCCTCTCTTGAGCTTACGCGCGCTAGAACCCGTCAGCAAAAAACGGAAGCCCTCTCCTTCGTCAAGAATGGCTTGGATTGAGTTCAGCAAGGACGGCAATCTCTGCACCTCATCGACAAGAATCAATGCGGGTTTTTTGAGGACGGCCATCTCCCGCTTGAGCCTGGAGGGATCCTTGGCGTAAGAAAGGAAGGCAGCCTCATCGGCCAAGTTTATGATTTTATCCGGGCCCAAGGAACGGCATAGAGTTGATTTCCCGACTTGGCGCGCGCCCAGCAGCAATATGCTCTTGCGGCTTTTTCTAATGCGTTCTACAGCCATTCTAACTATCATATAGGTAGTCTACATTGAAATTGACCTACATTCAAGACAAATACTTACGCTAACCAGGAGCTTGGGACAGCTGTGGGCCGAAAGTCCCAGCCTTCATGGGCCTTAAGATTTTTCTCGGTTTGGGCCCAAAGACACCTGTCTGGGGGCATCCCCGCCGCTATCCTCGTTTAAGATTCGCAGGAGGAGTCACTATGAAACAGTTTGTCTTGGCAGTTCTGGTCGCGGCCATTCCGATGGTCGCCTCGGCTGAGGGATTCAACTTGAATATGCCCGAGGTTTCCGCCGAAGCAAAAAATGAGCCGCAAAAAAACGCTGACGGACTTTTCGCCGAGTCCCTGGCCAAGGCCTCTCGTTCGGTTGAGGCCGGGTTCAAGAGACCCACGCCGCGCTTCAATATAATGTGCGAGTTCCATGGAAATCACGGCGTGGACTCGGACCGCTCCGATCCCGCGTATGAAATTCGACTGCTCCAGGAGTTGTACGCCTGGGTCTACTCCCGCATGCCGCCCCACCTGCAGCGGACCGCCGCTGAGACCACGGCCGTCATCAACCACTCGCGGACGGCCTTCACCAAAATCGGCGTCGGAGGGTGGTCCGCCGAGGATGACCTGGACTATAAATACCCGGATAAGACATTCTATCCCCAAGGAACCATAAAAACCAACTACACGGAATGGCTTATAAACGCGCTGCGCTTCGGGGATCAATGGGACAAAGAATATCCGGGACTCAAGAAAGCCATGCTGGACTACCATGGCGCCGTGGTCGTCCATGAGCTGGTCCATGCCTGGCAGTACAGCCGCGAGCCCGTGAGGGACTTGGCCAGCGTCCCGGGCAGCTGCCCGGACGGCTTATGCGACGAGAAGCTCATCAACGAGACGGAGAAAAAAATAAAGTACGAAAGGGAGGCCTTCGAGGCCGAGAAGCCGTTTAAAAAGGCCATGGCGGAGGCCATGCTCATCCGGTTGTACGCCTACGACAAGCACCTCCAGAGATATCCCCAGCATTTCAAAAAGGGAGGGCCTTACGCCCTCTTAAAACCCAAGAAGGACTTCCAAAAGCGCTGGCGGCAGGTCGCCCGGGACTTTGAATCCGGGAAAAGCGACCTCGAGGATCCCAACGTCCGAGTCAGCTATGAAGGGCAGTACATCCCGGCGCGCAACGTCAGGGCATTGGTTTCCGTGCGCGCGAATACCTCCCTGCCTGCCGCCGACTTTGCCCAGGCTTGCCTTGACGCCCGCAAGATCAAGGAAGAAACCGACCCATACTTCAATAATCCCTACAGGTCGGACGAGCTAAGAGAGGAGTATCCTTACGTCAAGGACGTGGAAAAAAGATACCAAAGAGAACTCAATGAATTGAAGGGTATTTTTCAGAGGGGCGGCATTTTCTGCCAACTCTAGGAGAGGCTTCTTGGGCATGGGAGCAGAGCTGAGCAGCCCTCGGACCAAATGCAAGACGGCGAGCTCATTATGAAATCGGGCGGTTACGGCCTCGCCCGCCGCGCCGGCGCACGTCCGCCTCGCGCTGGCGGCGCTCGCGGGACTTGATCGCGTCCCAATTCTTGAGAACTTCCGCCGCCGTCTTGTAGCGCGCCACGTCAAAGACATGGGGGTGGCGGCGGATGAGCTTCTTTAAGAGACTTTTGGCCACGTCCTGGATGTCGAAGGCGCCCTTGGCGCGCTCGATCTCGGCGTGCAGCAAAACCTGAAGAAGGACGTCCCCCAACTCGTCCTCGATCTCATGCCAGCGCCCGCACTTGAGCGCGACCTCCAGCTCCTTGGACTCCTCGCGCAGGTAGGGGATCAGGGATTTATGGGTTTGCCGCCGGTCCCAGGGACAGCCCTGAGGCGAGCGCAGGCGCGCGACCACGGAAATGAGCTCGTCAAGTGAAGTCCTCCCCATCTGCCTAGGAAGAACGAAAGTAGGGAGCAAGCGCCCCCGGAATCCTTACGCTTCCGTCCTTCTGCTGGAAGTTCTCAAGTATCGCCGCGAAAAGCCGGCCCACCGCCACCCCGCTCCCGTTCAAGGTGTGCACGAGCTCCGGAGCTTTCTTGAGCTCGCGCCTGAAGCGCGCGTTCATGCGCCTGGCCTGGAAGTCCCCGCAATCAGAGCAGGAGGATATCTCGCGGTAGCGGCCCTCCGAGGGCATCCAGACCTCCAGGTCGTAGGTCTTGCGCGCCGAGAACCCGATGTCGGCGGTGCAAAGCTCGATGACCCGGTAGGGGATCTCCAGGTCCTTGAGGACGGCTTCCGCGTCCCGGGTTAGGACCTCGAGAGCTAGAAGAGAATCCTCTGGCTTAGTGATCCACACGAGCTCCACCTTGTCGAACTGGTGGTTTCGGATGAGGCCCTTGACGTCCTTGCCGTAGGAGCCGGCCTCCTGACGGAAACAGGGAGTGTAGGCGGTCATCTTCATGGGAAGACTTTCGGCGGGCAGGATTTCGCCCCGCACGAGATTGGTGAGGGGAACCTCGGCCGTGGGGATGAGGAATAGGTCATGGCTTTTCTCCCCGTCGCTCGCTCCCGTGCGGTAGAGATCCGCCTCGAATTTGGGAAGCTGCCCAGTGCCCTCCAATATCTCCGGGCGGACCAAGTACGGCGGCCAGACCTCCAGGTAACCGGCCTTGACATGGCGGTCGAGCTGGAAGGAGACAAGGGCGCGCATGAGCCTAGCACCCTCGCCGCGCCAAAGCGCGAAGCGCGAGCCGGAGAGCTTGGCGGCCCCGACGAAGTCGAGCCACCCCAGCTTCTCGCCTACGCTCTGATGGTCGAGCGGCTTAAAATCCATGGGGCGGGGGGGCCGCCCCTGGCGCACGACCGGGTTGTCCGCTTCGCTATTGCCCGCGGGGCAGGAGTCGTGCGGCAGATTCGGCAGGCCCAGCAAGGCCTGCCGGCAAATCGCGCCCTCGGATGCGAGTTCCGCCTCCAAGCTGGACATGTTCTCCTTGAGGCGCGCCGACTCCTGGAGAAGCCGCTGGACCTCCGGCTCGTCCTTCAAGGCCTTTGCCTTGCCGATGAGTTGGGCCGAGGCGTTCCTCTGAGAGCGCAGTCCCTCGACTTGGGCCAAAAGCTTGTGGTGGGCCGCGTCGGCCTTTAGCCACTCCTCGAAAGCCGGAAGGCAGCGCCCGCCGCGCTTGGCCAGGCCCGAGCGGACCTTGTTTGGCTCCTTGCGCGCCAAGCCCGCGTCCATCATGGCCGGACCTCCAGAATGCTCTCGAGAACCCTCACGGGATAGCTCTCCCCAGCGCGGGGCTCCTGCATGGCCTGTATCTTGACTTGGTCCGCGGCGTAACCGGCCTGGTCGAGCTTGAGAAGATAGCCTCCCAGCATGGAAGGAACAAGGGGGACCTCCCGGATCTGATTGGGACCGACCTTGGGGACGCGTTTTTCCTCGAGCATGAACGGAAGAGCCCAGGTCCCATCCTGGGATCGGCCTTTAGGAGCCACGCGCGCGGCCACGCTGTAGCGAAGGAGAATGCCCTCCACGGGCTTGGGCCCCCGATTGACGAGGGTAAGCTTCACCCTAATCTTCCCGGGAAGCGTGGCGCCAGCCAAACTCAAGACCGGGATGGCCTCGAAGCGCGCGGCTTGGGTCTTGGCGGGGCGGCCCAATTGCCATTCCAGCTGCTGGAGCTGGACCTCGGCCCCAGCCGGAAGCGCGGCCGCGAAGGCGGCGCTCAAGACAAAGGCCCATGCCGGTGGGTATTTCCTCACCTGGAATCCCTTGTATTACAGAGGAAGTTCCGGAGAGACCGCCGGCTCCACGGCGATCGGAGCCACCCGCGCCACCTTGTCGGCCTGCTCGAGCTTGACCAGGCGCACGCCCTGGGTGTTGCGGGATATGACCTTAATGTCCTTGCAGCGCAGGCGCACGGCCATGCCCTGGGTGGTCATTATCATGAGATCGTCGTCGTTGGTGACGAGCTTGACCCCCACCACTGTCCCATTTCTCTCCGTGGCCTTGATGGTGATGGTGCCGCCCCCGCCGCGGTGCTGACCGCGATACTCCGACAGATCGGTCCTCTTGCCGTAGCCGTTCTCGCAAACCGTGAGCAAGGTCTTCTTGCTGGTGGGGGGGAAAACCTCCATGCCGATCACCTGCTCTCCGGAGTCCAGCCGCATCCCGCGCACGCCCTTGGCGTTGCGGCCCATGGGCCGGATCTCCGCCTCCTTAAAGCGGATGGACATGCCGCCCTTGGTGCCGATCAGGACCTCATCCTGGCCCATGGTGTGTTGGACCTCGACGAGGACGTCGCCCTCCTCGAGGACAATGGCTATGAGCCCGTTGCGCCGGATGTGCTCGAACTCGGCCAAGGGGACTTTCTTGATGGTCCCGCTCCTGGTGCACATCATGAGGAAGGTCTCCTTGCCCTTGCTTTCCTCGAAAGAGCGTATCGCAATAGTCGAGGTTATCTTCTCCTCCCCGGAGAGGGGCAGGAGATTGACCACTGCCTTGCCTCGAGAGGTCCGGTTGGCCTCCGGGACCTCGTAGGCCTTGAGGGCGAAGACCCTGCCGCGGGAGGTGAAGAAAAGGAGCGAGGCATGGGTGTCGGTGATGAATACGTGCTCGATGAAATCCTCCTCCTTGACCTCCGCCCCCGTGATCCCCTTGCCTCCGCGGCCCTGGGCCGAGTAGGTGACCACCGGAATGCGCTTGATGTAGCCGCCATTGGAAAGGGTGATGACGACCTCCTCCTTGGCTATGAGGTCCTCCAGGGTCATCTCCGCGGCCTCGCTCGTGACCTGGGTTTGGCGGCTCTTGCCGAATTGCTGCATGACGGTCTCGAGCTCCTTGCCCACGATGGCCATCACCTTCTTGACATCGGCCAGGATCGCCTTGAGCTCGGCGATGCGCTTCATCAGGGCGTCGTACTCCTCCTGGAGTTCATCGACCGAAAGCTTGGTCAACTGGTGCAGGCGCATGTCAAGGATGGCCTGGGCCTGGACCTTGGAAAGCTCGAACTCGGACATGAGCTTGGTCCGGGCTTCCTCGGTGTCCTTGGACCCGCGGATGATCTTGATCACCCGGTCGAGGTTCTTCAAGGCGATGAGGAAGCCCTCCAGAATATGGGCCCGATCCAGGGCCTTCCTCAGCTGAAACTTGGTGCGGCGAGTGACCACGATCCTGCGGTGCTGGATGTAATGGCCGAGCATCTCCCGGAGGCCCAGCACACGGGGTCTTCCATCCACCAAAGAGAGAAGAATCACTCCAAAACTCGTCTCAAGCTGCGTATGCTTATAAAGCTGATTCAAGACCACGTTGGCGTTGCCGTCGCGCTTGATCTCTATGACAACCCGCATGCCCTTGCGGTCGGACTCATCCCGAATGTCCGAGATGTCGGGAATCTTCTTGTCGCGCACGAGATCCGCGATCGTTTCAAGGAGCGAGGCTTTGTTCACCTGGTAGGGCAGCTCCGTCACGATGATGGCCTGGCGGTTACCTTTGATGTCCTCGATCTCCGTGCGCGCCTGGACGCGAATCGAGCCCCGGCCGGTCTCCACGTAGTCGCGGATGCCGGTTTTCCCTCGGATGATGCCGCCCGTCGGGAAATCGGGTCCCTTGACGATCTTCAAGAGCTCCTTGGTTTCAAGCTTGGGGTTCTTGATGAGGGCGATGGTCGCTTCGCAGACCTCGGCCAGGTTATGCGGAGGAATATTGGTGGCCATGCCCACCGCGATGCCGGAGGAGCCGTTGACGATGAGGTTGGGAAACTTGGCCGGAAGGACCATGGGCTCCGTCGTGGTGCCGTCGAAGTTGGGGGTAAAATCCACCGTATCCTGGTCGATGTCGGCCAGGAGCTCCTCGGAGATCTTGGAAAGGCGGCACTCGGTGTAGCGGTAGGCCGCGGCGGGGTCGCCGTCCACTGAGCCGAAGTTGCCCTGCCCATCGATCAAGGGATGGAGCAGGGAGAAATCCTGGACCATGCGCACCATGGCGTCGTAGACGGCGGAATCGCCGTGGGGATGGTATTTCTTGAGCACCTCGCCCACCACGCCGGCGCACTTGGAGTATTTCTTGTTGGAGGCCAGCCCCTCGCTGTGCATGGCGTAGAGGATGCGGCGATGCACCGGCTTGAGTCCATCGCGCACATCGGGCAAGGCCCGGCCCACGATCACCGACATGGAATAGTCGATGTAGGAGGCCCTCATCTCGGTCCCGATGTCGCGGGGGATGATATTGCCGATAGGATCCGGCACCAAATTCTCCTGTTCAGGCTTGCTCATGGTTTCTCCTAGTAGGGTGCCTGGCAAAAGGCCAGGCACCCAGAGAGTGTATCGTTATATGTCGAGGTTCTTTACTTCCTTCGCGTGCCGTTCTATGAACGCCCGGCGCGGCTCCACCTTGTCCCCCATCAAAGTCGTGAAGGCCAGCTCCGAGTCAGCGGGATCCTCCAATGTCACTTTCAAGAGCTTGCGGCGCTTGGGGTCCATGGTGGTTTCCCAAAGCTGCTCCGGGTTCATCTCTCCGAGACCTTTGTAGCGCTGAATCGAGCAGCCCGAGCGGCCGGCCTCACGCACGACCTCGAGAAGCTCCTTTAAGCTGTAGCCCTCCGTCTCGCTCCTCTCGAGCTTGGCCTTAAACAGGGGCTTGGTCTTCTCGTCGCGCGTTACCTCGTACCATTCGAGGCTGAGGCCCATGGCCTTTAGCTGGTCCGCGATCTTGACGAGCTTGCCCAGCTCCCAAAGCTCCTGCATATCCGGCTCCAAGGCCTCCTCGTCGGCCTCAAGGGAAGCCTCCCCCTCCGCCGCGGGACTCCCCTGGCGCTCCTGGGCGAGCTTGGCCTTCTGCTCGGCCACGAACCTGTCTCGATAGTCGCGCCACTCCGAGTCGCTGTAAAAGTAAAGGTATTCGCCGGCGGACAGTTCCACGCGGTACAGGGGCAGCCGGCCTTCCTTTTGAAACGCGAAATAGCCCTCAAGGTGCAGGGCCTTGCGCTCCATGTGCCGCAAAGTGTTTTCCAAATCCGCCAAGACCCTGAGCAAACCCCGCAAGTCATCTGGCTCGAGCTTTTTGGATTTTCCGCTGCTCGGATTAATCGCCGTCACTTCCACGGAGTTGCGCCCTTCATTGAGGAGCCAAATCTCCATCTTATCATCCGTCTCGATATACATCTCGGTCTTGCCCTTCTTGACCTTATAGAGGGGCGGCTGGGCGATATAAACATGGCCCTTCTCGATGAGGGGCTTCATCTGGCGGTAGAAGAAGGTCAGGAGCAAGGTGCGGATATGCTGGCCGTCCACGTCGGCGTCGGCCATGATGATGAGCTTGTGGTAGCGCAACTTCTCCAGGCGCAGGCC encodes the following:
- the gyrA gene encoding DNA gyrase subunit A, yielding MSKPEQENLVPDPIGNIIPRDIGTEMRASYIDYSMSVIVGRALPDVRDGLKPVHRRILYAMHSEGLASNKKYSKCAGVVGEVLKKYHPHGDSAVYDAMVRMVQDFSLLHPLIDGQGNFGSVDGDPAAAYRYTECRLSKISEELLADIDQDTVDFTPNFDGTTTEPMVLPAKFPNLIVNGSSGIAVGMATNIPPHNLAEVCEATIALIKNPKLETKELLKIVKGPDFPTGGIIRGKTGIRDYVETGRGSIRVQARTEIEDIKGNRQAIIVTELPYQVNKASLLETIADLVRDKKIPDISDIRDESDRKGMRVVIEIKRDGNANVVLNQLYKHTQLETSFGVILLSLVDGRPRVLGLREMLGHYIQHRRIVVTRRTKFQLRKALDRAHILEGFLIALKNLDRVIKIIRGSKDTEEARTKLMSEFELSKVQAQAILDMRLHQLTKLSVDELQEEYDALMKRIAELKAILADVKKVMAIVGKELETVMQQFGKSRQTQVTSEAAEMTLEDLIAKEEVVITLSNGGYIKRIPVVTYSAQGRGGKGITGAEVKEEDFIEHVFITDTHASLLFFTSRGRVFALKAYEVPEANRTSRGKAVVNLLPLSGEEKITSTIAIRSFEESKGKETFLMMCTRSGTIKKVPLAEFEHIRRNGLIAIVLEEGDVLVEVQHTMGQDEVLIGTKGGMSIRFKEAEIRPMGRNAKGVRGMRLDSGEQVIGMEVFPPTSKKTLLTVCENGYGKRTDLSEYRGQHRGGGGTITIKATERNGTVVGVKLVTNDDDLMIMTTQGMAVRLRCKDIKVISRNTQGVRLVKLEQADKVARVAPIAVEPAVSPELPL
- the serS gene encoding serine--tRNA ligase encodes the protein MMDAGLARKEPNKVRSGLAKRGGRCLPAFEEWLKADAAHHKLLAQVEGLRSQRNASAQLIGKAKALKDEPEVQRLLQESARLKENMSSLEAELASEGAICRQALLGLPNLPHDSCPAGNSEADNPVVRQGRPPRPMDFKPLDHQSVGEKLGWLDFVGAAKLSGSRFALWRGEGARLMRALVSFQLDRHVKAGYLEVWPPYLVRPEILEGTGQLPKFEADLYRTGASDGEKSHDLFLIPTAEVPLTNLVRGEILPAESLPMKMTAYTPCFRQEAGSYGKDVKGLIRNHQFDKVELVWITKPEDSLLALEVLTRDAEAVLKDLEIPYRVIELCTADIGFSARKTYDLEVWMPSEGRYREISSCSDCGDFQARRMNARFRRELKKAPELVHTLNGSGVAVGRLFAAILENFQQKDGSVRIPGALAPYFRSS
- a CDS encoding ATP-binding protein — translated: MAVERIRKSRKSILLLGARQVGKSTLCRSLGPDKIINLADEAAFLSYAKDPSRLKREMAVLKKPALILVDEVQRLPSLLNSIQAILDEGEGFRFLLTGSSARKLKRGGANLLPGRVVLEHLDPCSFWELGDSFNLEKSLQMGSLPGIYLDPEEGEQTLSSYASIYLREEIQAEAISKNLGAYARFLDMAAEASGQWVNYSKIASDSEIPKETIRRFYSILEETLIAFRIPPFKVKQSKRRLSQRDRFIFFDLGVRNALLGIHRGPLSPLEKGRLFEQWFILQCLYLIRAKKEDWNLYSYRTDAGSEVDVVIDKGDKLVAVECKWSRQVGEADLKGLRSFESVAHKPIEKYVIYRGESRQKFSRGELAVPFNSFLKELSE
- a CDS encoding aspartate-semialdehyde dehydrogenase, coding for MPNRKPAGLRVAVVGATGLVGRELLKLLEDRRFPVSELIPASSGRTAQKVPFRGRRLAAPAVDEKLLRSCSLVFFASSDEVSRKLAPKLARKGIWVIDDSSAFRLDSRAPLVIPEVNFPAITKGQRLIAGPNCTLTGLAVAANLLRCQYQLLEVRLASYQSVSGAGREALEEFSKQNGLLSKTWKALSSRVPVLPRLDSAALPQQIAFNVIPQVGELDSEGHSGEEVKVSAELKKIWGMPGLKISATAVRVPVLRGHSLAVWLTFKESLTPARARQILRRTPGVRLADPYPTPISLAGDGAVHVGRIRQGTAPNEICLWIVSDNLLKGAALNSVQIAEGLLSRGRLVPGI